ctggatttggactcaggaagaggaatcttcttgactgcaggcccagagctccatgaagtatggcgccacctagtggccccaatGTGCCTCATACTCTGAGGTCTGCAAGCACTGGTTTCCTCATTGGagtctcaccacaaccctgtgaattaGGGCACTATTATTAACCTCCCTTTCCAGAAGAGGCaaacacagggtcacacaaccagtaaacgcctgagacaggatttgaattcagctccaactccaaatccaacacgcCACACTTGCTTGGTTTGAGCAGTTTTATAACAAGAAAGAAGCCTAGATTAGATGACAGAAGCCTGGGCTTTCTGCTCCAGCTTTGCTcctcactaactgtgtgaacacttcccctccccatctgtaaaacgagggggctGAATTGGtaactaaaatcccttccagctctaaaagtgTCCAGCTGGTCCGAATCGGCATTATGGCTCTGCCCCATCGCATCTTTAGCACCCAAATAATCACCACCAGCATCTGCACGGCACTCCAAGGTTTGTGAAGCGCTAGATAAACATctcctttaaaaatactttaaaagaatCTCCTccttatcctcacaaccaccctaggatGCCGGTGCTGGTTATGACTCccatttataggtgaggaagctgaggcagaggttcagtgacttgctcagggtcacacaaccagtaagtgtctgaggctacatttgaactcaggacttcctgactttagCCACCATGAAACTACCATCGCCAACGAATTAGCAAGACCACCAAGGTCTCCGATCAAACCAGATTGTGAGCCAGTTTCCAGTCTCAGAAATCTGTATAACAGAAGAGTTTACAACAAGTATCTTTGTTATACAGGGTggcaaaaggggggaaaaaaagtcCTCCCATTCCCCTTGAGGCTGAATGTACAGAATTGTGGCAAAGAGCACCTCGATCTGGCTGCGCTTGGTCACGCCCTTCACTGTTTCTTTCTTCAAGGTCTCTATCCTGGGCCGGTTATAGACTCTCTTCACCAGCTCCGGGGCCGTCTGCAGGTGAGTGGCGAGGTCAAATGCTTTAACTACAAATGCAGACAGGGAGAGGTCCTGAATGAGGGTAGGCCAGTGGACCCCCAACCCGACCCACACCCAGGATCCCAGCCACCGCCTGTCCCCCAGTCCTCAGCTGTGCCTCATACCTTCCTTTTTGGTGTCAAAGAAGAACACATGCTGGTTCTTTTGCTTCCCTGAGGCTTCCAGCAGGTGGAGCTCCGATTTCAGACGTTCAATTTTCTACGGGAGAGTCAAGGGCACGTTGGCCTCTACGGTTTCGGCTCACCTGTCCCACCTCCCCGTCCCAGCCCATATCCCCAACAAGCAGAGGTGTACTCAAAGGTACTGAAACTTCACCTGGATAAGCTTCTCTCCACCCACGACCCAGCTCTGCCCTGGATCACCCTTCAGTGACGTCACACTCGcccaagaaagaaactgaggccccccaAGCCCATGCAGGACTGTATTTTAACAAGGGGGAAGCATCAGTAGAGAATGGTCCCCACAATACCTTGGCTTCTGCCGCCCTCTTCATCTCCACATATTTGATGTCCTGAGTCTTCATCACCTTCAGCTGCTCATCGGTCACCTCATCCTTGGGCTGCTTGACCACGTGGACCCCATCCTAAAAGGCCAGTCCAACCATTCACCGAGTTAATTACCTGTGGTTAAGGCATCTCACAGGTGCCCCAGAGCCTCTCTAGAGGAGGACACTCCCCTCGCAGACAGCTCAGCTCAACCACAACTGTGCAAGATGCCCACCTTCTTCTAAGGGTCATCCACTAACCCCAGTTCTGCCCGCTAGGGTCAAGCTAAGTGAGTCTGATCCTTTTTCAACATTAACATCCCTTTAGATAGTTTAAGAAAACAATCACTTTCCacaaaatcttctcttctcctttaacCCTCCTCACCTGAGAGGGTTTTGAGACCCTTTACCATCCTGGTCCTCCCTCCTAAAACGTGACAcccagagctagataaaatactGCAGCTGTGGTTGTACCAAGGCAGGGGACAGCCAGACCATCACTTCTCTGATTCTAGACAAAAGCCTTCTTCTAGTGATGCTGGCAAAAATTGCATTACCTTATTTGAGAGCCATGTCCACTACTGAATCATACTGAGTCTGAGATCCACTAGGACCTCCAAGTCTTTTTTTACATGTGAAGCTATCTAGGCTCATCCCCTCCTGCCCCTCTTCCTGCACTAAGTGTATGTGGCACAAACTCCTCTTCCACAGTCACTGCTAATATAAAATGATTCATACCCAGCCACCAAAAGCCTGCTATCTCTTGGACAATAAGTGTGATAACAGGTGAGCTTGAGATTAGCCTAGGGTTAGCCTTGCCTCTCTGCCCTCCCATCCCACAATggcaggcattcaataaatacttctgGGTCAATCAGACACCGACCTGGAGTTGAACCCGTGTCATCTTAAAGTAAAACTCATCAGGATTTTTTTCCAGGGCCTTCTTCCGAAGGGCTCTGAGATACTCCTGTTTCTTGTGGTAGTCACTGAAAAACACATTAAGCAGAGTTTACCAAATGGCTTCCTCAGACCAGATCGATCTCAACAGGCAACTTCTACAGGGATCTGAAAGTTCACGGGCAGTGAAGTCCACAGCTACTGTAGCCCCAAAGCAATTAATTCGGGGACTGTCAACATCTCTCTTGCAACTGAAAGCTACTCCATCCGGTTAATTTCTCTTCATTGAATCAAAGTACAATCTATGTCACAGAAGTCACAAATTGTTAGCAAGAAGACCAAGGTCCAAATCTCAGCTCAGCCACTTACTTGCCACAAAGCCTTGGGAAAATCatctaacttctctggacctcagagtAATGAGTGCACTGCTTGTTTCTGGTGGAGCTCTAAGGGTCAGTGTGGGAGTGCATGTGAAGGACTCTGTCCAGGGTTGGGAGCTATCTATACATCAGTCATTGTCTATCATACCTGACCTGGTTACCTGGTGACTTCGCTTTAACAAGAAGCCAAGAGCCACACGAAGTGAGAAAGGAGGCGTCTGAAGGGAGGCCTGGATGCCAGATGGGGTCACGGATGGAAAGACCATGATTCAGGAGTGACAAAGGCAGCAAGTGTAGATAAGGCAGGTactatcatgcccattttacagctgggtaAACCACGTCTCAGAGACTTGTGTCTCACTGACGGTCATACAGCACTGGGAGAGGATGAGCCTCAGGGTCTTCTGAATCCCTGATTTAGCACCAGGGCCCACCACCTCCTGCAGGAACTGATGGGCCTTCAAAATTCTGTAAAATGCTCCTCCCATTCTGTTCTGGAGGTACAAGGAAGACCTGGGCCATAATGTGGACCGACCAAGAAAGGTCGAATTAAGCACTCGAGAAGAATGATGGTCCTAGCTGTGCTATCAAGGGTttatcggggggggggggggggggggggggggatagcaGTCACTACGCTCAACTTTGACATCTGGATCACAAACTCCTATCCACACTTCATGGGGATGTAAGAGATGGAACAACTGGATGCTGGGATGCCATCTGGCATTTCAAGGACTGGGGAGGAAAAAACCCTGTTTTTTGGCTCAAATATCAAGACCATGACACACAAAGTCCCTCTGAGGAAATTAATCTGGAACAAAATGCAATGAGAAATTATGTTGCAACTGAAATTGCTACAAATATTACTATGCCTAAACTAACAGATCAGTTTGGGGCCATGGAAAAGCATCTGAGGGGCTGCCAAAGGTTCTGCTCCTTTATCAATGGCAGGAAATGATCCTCTTCTGGACACTCGAGCAATTTCATCACAGTGTTTCAAGTTTATCGTGTTATTTGCAGCAGCTTGAACAGAAAAATAAACTCACTTGGCACGAATCTTataatctttcttcttttccagaaAGCCCAGATGTTTTCGAAAGCCAGGCtagaagacaaaaacatggtgTTTGGTTTCCCCAGCACACAACACACCCCATAAAGCTCCCATTTGACTGCCACCAGCCCCTCTGAAGAGACAAGTGAATCCATGTCCTTGGAGCTGTCCCCTCGGCccagcttccctccctccccatttacTCCATACCTATCCTCTGCCAGAGGACAAGATACATCGAGCTGGGCGCCAGGAGGTTTAAAAGTTTGGCCATGGCAGGCTTTCTAGCCAATTAAGGACAGCAGGAGGCAACAATGAGTGTGCACCATGTGAGCAGTTGCCAGCAGAACTAAAATTAATGTGAATTGGATCCAAGAGTTTGTAGAAAACCAAACAGAGGGAACACAACGTGTATGTCTAGTGTTCCAGCAAAtcttagggaaggtggggaaAGCTTTCTACCTGAAGAAGGCACCTGGTAGGGAGGTCACGAGGATagaatttggggggagggaagaggtgtgAGCATGTATCTGTCACTCTGACATTCTGGGGTGATTCCTCTGTTAAGCCTCCAATTCTTACAAAGCGATCTGAATTTAAGAACTTTACTAATATACTGCACATTTATGAGGTGGTTCATCATTTTTGTCATCCTTCCAAACAACCGTGTCTTTGGTAAACCCatggttttttcccctgtaggTCCTTCCTCCACTGTCACATACTTCATAACCATCTGGTCTGAGCATTTAGAGtaggaaagggctttaaaaatcccCTATCCCAGTGGTTCCCAACTTTTTCAAGTAGGAAAAGCCCTTTTAAACATCAAAAAACATAACGTATCTCCACATGATAGTGAATGCACCAAATAatcattaagaaagaaaaatacagcaaAAATTTCTATGAAATTAACATtgcttttaaatgaaattatatccTATTCATCACAGCAGCATCTACAACCATTTGAAAAACAGCAATATTTATATGTGCAAGATATAGTATTTATTCCATCTACAGAAATTAAGTTTGTCAAGGTAGTAGACACCCAGCATACTGGGGAACAACTACGTAAATTGTGACACActaatgtagtggaatattattaccctgggaaaaaaaaaccaatgaaaatgaaaaattcagagaagtatgAAAGACTGATATGAATGAAAGAAGAATGAAGTAAGGAGAACCATAAAAACAATCTATACATTGACTACGCAAGGTAAATGGGAGGCACAATCAAGTGAAACTGACAGCAGTCATTAGAATGACCAAGGAGGGGCTTTCAGGTCTACAATACTGCATTTTGTGTCAGAGATGGGTCCAGGAATCACTCAATTccctaaaatttttttcttttttaatcggTTAAAAGAGAAGGCTCCCTAGGTACAGCAGGGAGGGATGTAGTAGGCAACAAATGTGACATAAAAAGGAAAGGTTATAtaataaattaaaggaaaaatgggGCGGGAAGAGTAGAGGTTGGGGAGAATGGACTGGGGAAAAGTATCCATCTGCAAGGGGCTCAGGAGTCAGGATCTGCCCATCAGAAGATTGGGGGGGAAGTGAATTAAGCACATATATCATATCAATCCCCTTCAATAATAGCTCCCTATTATCCACGAGGTCAACTCTGtaaccacagaatgtcagagctggaagggtccttggagaacatcttgtccaacctccacattttacaaatgatgaaactgaggaccagagagtaaTAGCAGCCTACTCTGAAAAGAACACCAGAtgtcaagtcacataaccttgggaaagtcacttaacctctctaaggcctacatttcatcatctgtaaataaggggattgaaccagatgatctctaaaagctctaaatcctatacaCCCATTGCTTGCTCAAGGCAAGTCACTTCGGCTAAGCCTAGCCCTGTCCAACGAAGCTACAGGAtgatccctattacctccagggtcCGACCTGTCTGGCATTTATAAAGATCTTCATCATCAGACTCGTTCATACTTCTCCAGGCTTCTTACGCTttacccccaccccctcactcaCTCTACAATCCATCGATCCTGGCCTCCGTGGGGTTCTTTTAACACTTGACAATCCAGCTTCCAACTTTGACATTTCTGGGCATTTCTGGAaattcactggctgtcccccatacccagaattctctccctcctcagctctaccccttggcttccctggcttccttcaagtctcaactaaatcCTACCTTCAGCAAGAACCCTTTCCTGGTGCCACTTAATGCTAGAAACCTCCCCTACTGATCATCTCCAATTTTCCTTGTATATAACTTggatgtacatagttgtttgcatgtagtctccccagatgaatgtgagctccttgagggcacagattgttttctgccttttctttttatccctagggTTTAGCAGGTATTAAGAGCTTAAAAGATGCTTGTAGTCTGAATGCCTAACAGCACGTCATTTGCAGAAAGGGCgatagaactcaggtctcctaactAATAATAGAAGACTCTCCACCCTAGCACAAAGATTACAGTGTTaaatcagccagtcaataaacatttattaaggccctactaagtgctaggcactatgctagaggcaaaagatggtctctgccctcagaaCTCAGAATGTAACGAGGgtgacaacaagcaaacaaatacgtaCGTTATTATAGACAGGATACGtaggaaacaacagaaaaaaggcaatgtaattaagaggggttgggaaaggcttcctgtagaaggcaagGTTCTGGTTGGCACTTAACGGAAGTCagaaggtgaagatgaggagggagagcattccaggctcgGGGGACAGCCACAGAAAAtggccagagctgagagatggggtgtcttgttcatggaacagcccaGAAGCCAGTGGGATATCAGGGAATAAGGTGCTTGAAGCCTGGAAAAGTGGGAGggaactaggttatgaagggctttgaatgccagagagaggaaagaactctggacttataatcagagggcctggatttGACTCCTGGCTAACCCATTTTAtgaactgtgtgatcctgaccatTCACTTGACTTCTCCcagtctcagtgtcctcaactggaaaacggaactcccagatgaagaagcCACCTCTGCAGATGCTACTTGGCACcttctctaaatttttttaagcattagAGTTGCATGAGGCACTAagagtgacttccccaaggtcgcacagctagctTGTGtaagaggtaggacttgaacccagttttctactcacaaaataaatgcaagacaataaaaacttgttgaaaGCAGCCCTGGTCCAGGTTAGAGAACCCGGGTCCGGGCCATGGCTCTGATCCCGGTCCTAACTCTGCCACTCTCTCTATGCAGATCGTAAGTAAGGTCCTGCCGGCGCTCTTCCGAATTCAAGTTTCTAGAGCTCGGGCCTCTGCAGCCCAGGAAACTGACATTTGATGGTTGCACGAGGTAGGAGGCCAGGGAGCGTGGTATGCAAATAAGGGGGCGGGGACGCCGACGACCAGCCGGCCCAAGATATGCGCACGCGCCAGGCTGAGCTCCGAGTGGAAAAAGCCGGATCGGCGCTCCGGGGTCACGGCGGGGTTGGACACCCGCGGGGCCGCAGGGAAGGAGTGAGGGGTTCCTACCTGGCTTCGTTCCCGGTGCTCCCGCTGCCGGGATTTGGCCGCCTTTTTAAACGCCGCCGACATGTCGCTTGCCTTTTCCGAGAGCCCAAGAAGCGCCTCCGGCCCCACTCCGCCTCGGCCGCCTCACCGGAAACAGGCCGCGCCGCTGGATGGCCCCTCCCACTTTCACCTCACAGCCTATGGAACTCGGACCTCCTCGGAAGAATCGTCGCCCAACCTGGAGCCGCTCGAAAGcccttctgggaaatgtagtttcTCTTGGTCTGAAGCCACGTGACATCTCTCTCATTGTTGGGTGCTGGCTCATGTTTTCTACTGCCTAAGACTTCCGTGCTCTGCTACCCCTTGGCTAATCAATTAATCTGTAACATTTTGTTTAGCCCCTACTATGTTCtcgctgggtggtgcagtggataaagccccgagactgaagtcaggaagactcaggtggactcagacacttactagctgtgtgaagcctgggcaagtcacttgactgcttcagtttcctcgtctgtaaaatgagctggagaaggaaatggcaaaccactccagtatcttttccaagaagaaTGAGACACACCTGAACaacatgtgcaaggcactgtgctaatggcCTGGGGTGGGGGTTAGGGggttacaaaagaggaaaaaaacaaacagcccttgccctcctTGAGCTGCCAATCTAAGaaaagagacaacaagcaaacaaagcatgctatatacaagataaattggaaataattaactgaggaaggcactggaattaagaggggttggggaaggcctCCTGTATAAGATAAGGTTTTGGTTGGCACTTAAGGGAAGTTggtaggtagagatgaggagggagagcatttcaagcATGCATgaaggacaaccagagaaaatgtccagatacaagagatagagtatcttgtttgtgaGCAAAATAAATGCCAACCGGCATTTTGTATTTGAGCTTAGAGGCCATggggagctgctggagtttattgactagggaGGTAACAATgacagacctgtgctttaggaaaatcactttgttggcTGAATGGATGATTGATTGGAGTAggagggaaagacttgaggcaggtagacccaccagtaggtcattgcaataatctaggcatgagatgatgaaggcctgcactagagtggtggcagtgtcagaagagagaagagacgtGTATACAAGAGAtaatgcaaaggtgaaattggccTTGGTAACAGCTTGGATATAGAGAGTAAAAACTTGAGTATGACTcgtaggttgcaagcctgagagattggaaagatggtggtgtccTCTATAGTAACTGGCAAGGAgtgtgtttggggagggggggtgggtgacaaatgagttctgttttgagcaTATtaagttgagtttaagatgtccactggccatccagtttgagatgtctgaaaagcattTGGAGAGATAAGAttagaagtcagcagagagattggggcagggcAAGTAGATTTAAGAATTATCAGCCTGGCAGTGGcagttaaatccatgggagttgatgacatcaccaagtgaagcagtaatagaggaagaagagaaggcccaggatagAACCTTGTGGATACCTACTGTTAGGGGGTGTGATCTGGGAGAGGATCCaggaaaaggagactgaaaaggaagagtcagataggtaggaggagaacaggAAAGAGTAATGTCCAGAAAACCTATAGAAAAGAGGACAGGGTAATCAAcggtgtcaaagactgcagagaggtggAGGAGAATGAGGTTTGaggaaaagaccattggatttggcagctaagatcactggtaactttggagagggcagtttcagtgaGGTTAGGAATCAGATTTTAACGggttaagaagagaaagaagagaaagtgtaGGCATCTGTTATAGACTGCCTTTGGAGGAATTTAGCTCTAAAAGGTAGCAGAGATAGAGGATGATAATTAGCAGAGATGGAAGGATAAGGagatatgtgtatatctgtaaaTGGGAAATGAGCCACTAGACAGAAAGAGATTGAAATTGTGAAATAGTGGAGATGATGGGGCATCTGTTGGAAGAGACAAGATAGAATGGGATTTCAAGAACAAATAGAAGGGTTGGCCGTGGTAaagagtaaggccacttcatcatatgagacaggtgaaggaaaaaaagtgGCAAAAGGAATCTGTGTGATAggggatgaggaagagaggagaagagggatcgatttctttctgtaaaatatgagacaacATCTTCActgagagtgggggaaggggagccatgggaggtatGAGGAGGGACGAAAAGGTTTAGAGGAGCCACTGAGAACAGTGGGAGTGTGAGTCAATGAGGGAGGTGTGGCAGGATTGCCTAGCAACAATGAGGACCCAGGTgggttgtgtaacataaatttgtagtggacccagtcagaacagtTGTGTGAGTAACCTTTGTTCAGCAGTATGTGTGTAGGAGCAAAGGGTACAAAAAGGAGTGATTTAAGGCTGAGGCTTAGCCAGATGTAATCAGTGACATGATAAGGGGGCAGGGTAGGGATTCAAGAGACAATAATGTAGAGCTGAATTGGTTCACCAGGGtgaagatggggaagagaggacGGAGGAGAAAGCCTAAGAGAGAATTGAGCAGTCAAGAAATTGGCAGCCACAGTGTGGATGAAGAATAGGGTTACGGAAGAaaaagcagagggagaggtgaaaagccagATTATGAATGGATAAGGGGATTTCAAAATTCTTAACTTAAAGGTGGTACATTTGTGCATCAAGATTAAGGATAAGACCATCTTTGAGTTGG
This Trichosurus vulpecula isolate mTriVul1 chromosome 2, mTriVul1.pri, whole genome shotgun sequence DNA region includes the following protein-coding sequences:
- the UTP11 gene encoding probable U3 small nucleolar RNA-associated protein 11, with the translated sequence MSAAFKKAAKSRQREHRERSQPGFRKHLGFLEKKKDYKIRANDYHKKQEYLRALRKKALEKNPDEFYFKMTRVQLQDGVHVVKQPKDEVTDEQLKVMKTQDIKYVEMKRAAEAKKIERLKSELHLLEASGKQKNQHVFFFDTKKEVKAFDLATHLQTAPELVKRVYNRPRIETLKKETVKGVTKRSQIEKLARERKRQYSLLKQRIEREKELFVIAQKIQTRKDLLDKTPRVKVKNETVNSPAIYKFKSQRKR